The DNA window CGATTAATTCAGGACTTTCTCGGACATCGGAATATTCAACATACGGTTATTTATACTGCAAGTAATGATGCGAGGTTTAGGGAGGTTTGGTAAATGAAATAGTCATTTTGTATCAAACTGACTCCTATGCTATCTATGGTTATTAACAATGTCAATTTGTGTCTAACAATTTTTTTTATTATATTTTTCATGTCATTACATTAACCATATAATATGTCTATTTGTTAATTGAGATAAATTTGTAGTGCGTATGAATCGTATCTCGCTCCAGCTGTTAGTTTTTTATCATGTTTATTAGGGTTTATCCTTGTAAATATAAGATCAAAAATGCCTTCCCTGGCAATTTATATTCCAATTAATTGAAGTGGTCAAATTGATACAAAATGACCACTTCAAAATATTATATCCATTTCATGGGTCAATGTTTTGGTGCGTTATTAATATCAAACGTAAATAAAAGGATGCGCACGGTATTGCGCTTTTAAGTTAATGCATTGACTGCATTGAAAAGGATTAATCATGAAAAAAACATTACTTGCTGCTGTTGTTGCCGGTTGCGCGACGTTCTCTGGTGCTGCGCTGGCAGATGATGGTCAGGTGAAGTTTCTTGGCGAAATCATTGATGCCGGCTGCGACGTGGTCAACGACCTGTCTAACCCGCTGGAAGTCCAAATGGGACAGATCGCCAAGACAGCGTTTACCGGTCCCGGTTCTACTGCGGCTGAGCAAGGTTTCGATATCAAACTGGAAAACTGCCCGACTACTGTGACTAAAGCATCGGTGCTGTTCTCCGGCACTAACGTTGGCGGCGACAATGACAAACTGCAACTGACCGCAGAACCTAGTGTCGCTACAGGCGTAGCTCTGCAGCTGGTTGATGGTAGCAACAACAATACCCTGCCGTTGTTCACCCGTTCTACCAGCCTGACCATCCCGTCTACCGGCAATATCGATCTGCCATTCCGCGTTCGTTATATCCAGACTGACACTACTGTTGTTGCTGGTAAAGCTAACGGTACCGCTAACTTCACAATCAGCTACAACTGATTCTCCGTCTATTTGACCGTGCTAGCGAGCCGTAATTGGCTCGCTTTTCCAGGGAGCTGGTAGATGAAACAATACCTGAAAGTGCTGATGGCTGGATGGCTGTTGATGGGCGCTGTGGCACATGCGGGCGTTGTCACTGGCGGTACTCGCCTGATTTATCCCGGTGGCAAAAAAGAGTCTTCTCTGAGCGTAACCAACAATGACGCTACACCCTATCTTATCCAAAGCTGGGTCGAGACCGATAAAGGGACCGCCCCTTTTCTGTTAACGCCGCCTTTATTTCGCCTGGATGGTGAGCAGCAGACCCGCCTGCGAGTGATTTATAGCGGTGGATTGCCGGAAAACAAAGAAAGTATGTTCTGGATGAATATCAAAGCGATTCCATCCTCACAGGCTAAGGCTGGCGCCAACACATTACAAATCGCCATTAAAACCCGTATCAAATTAATTTATCGGCCGAAATCCGTTGCGGGAACGCCGGAAACAGTGACGGAGCAGCTTCGCTGGACGCGCAGTGGCAATACGCTGCAGGTCACTAATCCCACTGCGTTTTATATGAATTTCGCCGAGGTAAAAATCGGTGGCGCAGAAGTTAAAGAAGCCAACTGGGTGGCGCCTGGCGCGACGGCAAGCTTTGACTTACCGCGCGGTAGCATGGGCTCTTTGCGGTGGAAACTGATTAATGATTACGGCGGTATTGGCGCACAGCATAACGCTAATTTGTAAAGGCTATCGGGCCAGGGAGTTCCAGAGAGAATGAAAAATAACCATAACAAATGGCGGCTTAACCGGATAGCCGGAGCTCTGGCCGTTGCCTTGATACCGTGGTGTGATGATGCGCTGGCGCGGGATGTGTTTAACCCTGCATTATTGGAAATGGATGGCCCGCAGATGGGCGTCAGGGATTTATCGGCTTACGAACAGGCCGGAGGGCAGCAGCCGGGAACCTATCGGGTCGATATTTACCTCAACAATATCTTTATGGAGACCCGGGATGTCATCTTTCAGCAAAGCCGAGTACCGGGCGAAGCGGCACTGCAGCCCTGTCTGAAAGTTGAAGAGCTTGCCGAATGGGGCGTGCGAGTCAAGCAATTTCCTGAATTAGGTCGTAAATCGGCGGACTGCGCGGATCTGGAGGTTATACCTCAGGCAAAGGCTGATTTCCGTTTTAGCCAGCAGCGCCTGCTATTAAGCTTCCCTCAGGCGGCGGTTTCCAGCGCGGCGCGGGGCTGGGTTGACCCGAAACAGTGGGATGACGGGGTGACTGCACTTCTGTTGAACTACTCTTTAAGTGGAGCAAATAACTGGTCGCGCAAGAACGACACGCCGAACAGCGATAATCAATACGTTAACCTGCGCCCCGGTATCAATATCGGGCCGTGGCGTTTGCGCAATTACACGACCTGGAATCGCAGCAGCAGTGGAGGAGAGTCCAGTAACAGTTGGGATACGGTTTATACCTATGCTCAGCGCAATATTAATGCCCTGCAAGGGGTGATGACGCTGGGCGACAGCAGCACCGATGCTGACGTTTTTGAAGGTATTCCCTTCCGCGGGGCGATGCTGGCTTCCGATGACGATATGCTACCGGAAAGCCTGCGCGGCTATGCGCCGGTCGTCCGGGGGATTGCGCGTACGAATGCTCAGGTCATTATTCGTCAGAACGGTTATGAGATTTATCAGACCTATGTCTCTCCCGGAGCCTTTGAAATCACCGATATGTATCCAACTGGCGGATCGGGCGATTTATCGGTCACTATCAAAGAATCCGATGGCAGCGAGCAGAACCTGATAGTGCCATATGCTTCCCTGCCTGTTCTGCAGCGTGAGGGCCGCCTCAAATATAGCGTGACCTCCGGCGTATACCGAGCCTACGACAATAGCATTGATGAAACACCGCTCACACAAGCGACGGCTATTTACGGCTTGCCGTGGGGGATAACCCTTTACGGCGGCGGCCAGTTTAGCAGCAAATATCAGTCGCTGGCGTTGGGGATGGGGAAAAACCTCGGTGAGCTTGGCGCCGTATCAACGGACGTCACTCAAGCCTGGTCGAACCGCCAGGATAAAGACAAAGAGAGTGGGCAGTCCGTACGCATCCGTTACAGCAAAGATCTCCCGGGACTGGGCACCAACGTCTCTCTGGCAGGATATCGCTATGCGACCAGTGGCTACTGGGATATGCAGGAAGTGCTGGATACCTACCGGGATGACAATTATACCTCTTCAATCGAACGGCGGCGCAACCGGGGAGAAGTTACTCTGAGCCAGAGCCTGGGCGAAGAAATGGGGTCGATGTCGTTAAGCTATATCCGCGAAGATTACTGGAACACCGGGCGCACGATGGAGTCCGTCGGCGTCGGCTACAACAACAGCTGGCGCGGCATCAGTTATAGCATGAACTACAGCTATAACCGCAATACCACTGACCATAGCACCGGTAAGCGTAATGACGAAGATCACTTGTTCGCGCTGAGCATTAGCATTCCTCTGGGCGAATGGCTACCGAAGCCGGTTTATGCCAACTACTCCCTGAATAGCAGTAAAAATGGCTCTACCAGCAATAATCTGGGCCTCTCCGGCACCTTACTGGAGCGTAATAACCTGAGCTGGAGCGTACAGGAAGGCTATACCAGCCAGGGAAGAGGGGAGAGCGGCAACATCAATGCCGACTGGCGTGCGACCTATGCTGAGCTCACTGGCGGCTACAGCCATGATAAATACAGCCATCGCCTGAACTACGCCCTACGCGGCGGGGTGCTGGCGCATGAAAATGGCCTGACGTTGGGGCAGCCTTTTGGTGAAACCCTGGCTTTAGTTAAAGCGCCAGGTGCCTCAGGCGTTGGTGTCAACAACCAGACCGGCGTCAGGACCGACTGGCGAGGCTATGCCGTGGTGCCTTATACCTCGCCGTATCGTAAGAATATATTGACCCTTGACACTAGCACGATGCCAGACGATGTCGATCTTGAGCTAACCACTCAGACGGTGGTGCCAACCCGTGGGGCGGTAGTTCGCGCAAGCTATACCACCAGCGTGGGGAACCGGGTGCTGATGACGGTGCGCCGGGCGAATGGCCAGCCTGTACCTTTCGGTGCCATGGTCAGCGTACCTGGAGCTGCGGCGTCAGAGCAGGCATTTATCGTTGGCGAGGGCGGACAAGTCTACCTGACCGGTCTGGAGTCTAACGGTGTACTCAACGTGAAATGGGGCTCTGGCACGCAAGATCGCTGCCGGATCCAGTATGCGCTGCCGTCAGGTAAAACCCTCACCGGTATTATTGTAGCCCAGGGGCTATGCCGCTAATCGAAAGGATGCAGAGACAATGAAACGATTTTCATGGGGAATATTGGCAGGCCTGACGGCGTTGGTGATATCGCCGCAGGCGATGGCGGCCACCGAATGGTGTGAAACCATGACCAAAGCCCCTTTTCAGGACCATTTTTCATTTATTGAAACCTTTACTAATCCTTCGCAAAACCAGGCCGGAATGGAGTTTCCTCGCCTATATCAGTGGAATACAGGGGGAAGCTATCAGGCAAAATGTGATTGCGAAACGGTAACTGGCATACCCATATTGTATAAAACAACCATTCCTGGGCTTGTCGCGACACAAACACGTAGCGGGCTTAATTATTATAGACTTAATCAGTATTTGGAGATCGCCAGCGAGCTATATATTGCGGGAAAACTAAATCAATTTGTACCGACACCTGTTCAGGATGCAAGTAATCTGAATAATAACTCTTTTGTTTGTAATACTGGCGGTACGCTTTTTGATACAGGTTCACGGGGATATATTTCACTCTACTTTACCCGGCCATTTGTTGGTCAGGTGACAATTCCTCCGACGATAATACTTAATGTCTATGGAACAAGGAGAGCGGGGAGCTACAGCTCTATTCCGATGACGCAGATAACAATGAGCGGTTCGGTTACGGTACCGCAATCCTGTGAGATAAATACCGGTCAGCCGATTAATGTTGATTTTGGCGATATTGCCGCCAATAATTTTAAGACGGCAAACCAAATGCCGACGGGATTTACCCCGCATACGGTAAATATGACCGTGGCCTGCACCAATATTTCCGCTGGGGTCAAAATCTCCCTTTCATTCCAGGGAACACAGGATAGCCATGACAATACTGCGCTGGTGACCACCAATAGCGATATTGCGGTACGGATTGAAAATATTACCGGTGTCAAAATTCCGGTCATCTCAGGGCTTCTGCCGGTCAATCTGAATTATTCGACCCAGACTGGGAATACGACCATGAAAATCTATCCGATTAATACTACAGGCAATTTACCTGATGGCGGTGGATTTACGGCTACGGCAACCATTCAGGCAGAAATTGAATAACAGGAGAGAATAATGAAAAAGGCACTGTGGTTGGTATTGTTGCTGCCTGTTTTTTCATCCTGGGGCGGAATTCCTCTGAATGTTAAAGGTAATATTTATTATCTTCCCTGTGACGTAAGCACCGATACAAAATATCAGGAGGTTAATTTTGGTACGCTCCTGAATATTGATTTTCAATCGGCTGGTGACGTTTCAGGGTGGAAAACCTTTAGCTTAAATATAGAAAACTGCCCGGCAGGAACCACCAAAGCGACGGTGAAGTTTGATGGTGTCACCGATGGCGATGACGCTACGCATTTCGCCAATATGGCTGCCAGTGATGCGGCGCAGAATATCGCGCTGCAGATAACCAGTACCGATCATTCAATAACATATAAAAATCAGGATCAAATGACCATTGCTATTAACAGCAGTACCGGCAAGGGTGAATTCCCGCTGGCGGCTCGCTTATATTCAACCCAAGGAGGGGTAACGGTCGGGAAATTCGAATCAGTGGTGCAACTGACTTTTACCTATCAGTAATTTTATGAGTTAAATGGATGAAAAGGAATGTCGTATGCAGGATGAAACGGAATATCTTAGCGAGAAAGACGTTGAGCGTCTGGTTCTTGCTGCACATTATTGTGCTCACCCGGAAAGAAATAGCTGCATGATTCAAATGTGCTTTCTGCACGGTTGTCGAATTAATGAAATCACGGCATTAACATTGAGTGATGTCGACTTGCCCGGTAAGCGGGTCTATATTCGCCGGGCTCGCCACGGTGTATCAGGCTATCACCCTTTGCAGCCGAAAGAGGTTATTTCGTTGCAGCGCTGGCTGCTGGCTCGGGAATGTTACCCGGCCCATAGCGATCTTCTTTTTCTCTCCTCAAGGGGAAATAAGATGACCCGACAGCGTTTCTATCAAATTATTCGCGAATGCTGTGAACTAGCGAAGCTAAAGCAGAATGTTCACCCACGAATGCTACGTCATGCCTGTGGCTATGAACTGGGTAAGAAAGGCATTGATGACGATTCTATTCAGGATTACCTTGGCTATCGGAATTTAAAATCTATCCTGCGTTATAACGGTTATGTTGAAGAGTAATTTACGGGCGTAAACGCGCGGCCGTTATTCACCGCGCGACGCCCGCTTTTAGTCCACGGTATAGGCCAGAAAATCTTCCGCTAACAAAGTTGACGGAAAAATCTCCTGACATTCAGCAAGAAGGCGCTGACAGCCCTTAACATCATAGCGTGAGCTAAAATGAGTGGCGATAAGCGTACCGACGCCTGCATCGCGCGCCAGCGCGGCCGTCTGTTGACTGACTGAATGCCCGCGGCTATTGGCTTTTTCCGCCATCACCTGCTCCAGAGTGACCTCGTGGACCATGACATCCACGTCGCGTGCCAGTTCCAGCGCCTCCGGGCAGGGTGCCGTATCGCCGAAAATAGCCAGCTTTTTCCCCGGTGTCGCCGGACCAAGATAGCGGCTACCGTCAATTATCCGCCCATCTTCCAGCTCAACCGTTAATCCTTGCTTTAAACGGTGGAACAACGGACCGGAGGGGACGCCGTCAGCGATAAGCCGGGCGGCATCAAGAGCACCTGGTTTATCGTGCTGCTCGATGCGATAGCCATAACACTCAACCGGATGATTTAACGGATATGCACTAACCCGATAGCCCTGTTCATCAAACACCAAACCAGGCCCGACCTCGACGATGGTTAGCGGATAATCGGTCCAGGAACCACTAAGGCGCAGCGCGGTTTCTACGAACTCCTTAAGCCCTTTTGGCCCATACAGCGTCAGCGGCAGCGAATTACCCTGCATCGAGCGACTGCATAGCAGACCGGGAAGGCCGAACAGATGATCGCCATGTAAATGGGTGATAAAAATCTTATTCAGTTTGCCGGGGTGATAAGGGGTTTGCAGAAACTGATGCTGGGTTCCCTCCCCGCAGTCGAACAACCACATCTCAGCCGTTGTTGGCTGTTGCAAATTCAACACTATCGACGTCATATTACGCGTACGGGTGGGCACGCCAGCGGATGTCCCCAAAAATAGTAATTCCATCGTCCAGTGTCCTTAGGGCGTAAGTCAAAGATTGAGAGCCTATCCCATTAGGACTATTTCACTTGCCATTTTGGACCTGGGCAGTGCTCGAAATCCTCACGTACTACGTGTACGCTCCGGTTTCTCCGCGCTGTCCGTGCCCAAACTGGCTGCGCCAATAACGCCTACTGGGATAGGCTCTAAGTATACCAATTAAGGAACAGCAGATGATTACATGGCAGGATCTTCACCACGCCGAACTGACCGTCCCACAGCTCTATGCTGTACTCAAGTTACGCTGCGCGGTGTTCGTTGTCGAACAAACCTGCGCCTATCAGGACGTTGACGGCGACGATCTGGTGGGCGAAAACCGTCATCTTCTCGGCTGGCGCGGCGATGAACTGGTGGCCTACGCGCGTATTCTCAAGAGCGATGATGAGTTTGAGCCGGTGGTGATTGGGCGGGTCATTGTCAGCCCGGCGGTGCGCGGCGAGAAGCTAGGCTACCAACTGATGGAGCAGGCGCTGGCCAGCTGTCGTCAGCACTGGCCGCAAAAGGCTATCTATCTTGGCGCTCAGGCGCATCTGCAAAAATTTTATGCCAGCTTCGGCTTTGTGCCGGTCACCGAGGTTTATGACGAGGACGGCATCGATCATATCGGCATGGCGCGCGAAATTGCCACCCACTAACCATCGTGTTGGTTAAAGCCGCTCCCTCATCGTGGGTACTGCTATTTCATCGCAGTACCCCGTATAATGTGGGGTTTTTACTCCGTGGAGGTTTGCGTGCTGTCTGTTTCCACCGCGCTGGAAAGCCTGTCCGGCTGTCTGGCTGAAGATTTCCCGCCATCGCCCGGCACGCGAATTTTCGATATCCCCTTTGTGCTGAATGACGCTTTTGATCCTCTGTTGTGGTGCTGCCATCAGCCGCATTGGCCGCAATTCTACTGGCAGCAGCGCAACGGTGATGAAGAGCTGGCTGCGCTAGGGGCGGTAAAAACCTTTTCTTCTCTGAGCCAGGCGCACGCTTTTTTGCAGCGACAGGGGCGCGACGACCTGCGGATTTGCGGCCTTAACGCCTTTGATCCGCAGCGGGGCATGCTGATACTGCCGAGGCTGGAGTGGCATCGCCTGGGCGGTAACGCCACGCTACGTCTGGTGCTGTGCAGCGATACTTCGCTCTGTGACGATGCCCGCGCGGCGCGGGAATTCCTTCGTTTGTTAACGACGGAGCAAGCGCAAACTACGGCGATACCTTATCTGCATAGCGAACAGCATTTTCCGGCGTATCCGCAGTGGCGAGAGTTGATTATGCAGGCCACTCAGGCGATAGCGGCAGGGGAAATGGATAAAGTGGTATTGTCTCGCGCCACCGATTTGCATTTTGCCGCGCTGTTAAACGCCGGATCGATTATGGCCGCCAGTCGCCGGAGTAACCTCAATTGCTTCCATTACCTGATGGCCTTTACCTCACAGGAAGCTTTCCTGGGTTCCACGCCGGAACGACTGTGGCGGCGTCGCGGTGCGCTACTGCGTACCGAAGCGCTGGCGGGAACCGTAGCCAGCCATGAAGACGAGTGCCAGGCGCAGCGTTTAGGCGACTGGCTGATGAGTGATGATAAAAACCAGCGCGAAAATATGCTGGTGGTGGAAGATATTTGTCAGCGAATGCAGGGGGAGACTCGCGCGCTGGAGGTACTGCCGCCGCAGATCGTCCGCCTGCGTAAAGTACAGCATCTGCGGCGCTGTATTTGGGCCGCGCTGGATAAACCTGATGACGCCCGCTGCCTGCACCGGCTCCAGCCCACGGCGGCGGTTGCCGGCTTACCTCGACAGACGGCGCTGGATTTTATCACCCGCCACGAACCTTTTACCCGCGACTGGTATGCCGGTTCCGCTGGCTATCTATCGCTGGCGCAAAGTGAATTCTGCGTGTCCCTACGTTCGGCGCAAGTAGAGCAAAACAAGCTCAGATTGTACGCCGGGGCAGGAATCGTCAGCGGTTCGGACCCTGAACAAGAGTGGCTGGAAATTGACAACAAAGCGGCGGGATTGCGCTCGTTACTGCTTGCAGAAACCTAGATAAAACGATGCATATCAAAGCTCGATCACTTTGTATTATCTATACTTAGCCTCAATATTTGATACCGGACAAATTCATGTCAGTAAGCGCATTTAACCGACGCTGGGCGGCGGTGATCCTTGAAGCTTTAACGCGCCACGGCGTGCAGCATATCTGCATTGCGCCCGGCTCGCGCTCAACGCCCTTAACCCTGGCGGCGGCGGAAAACCGCGCTTTTATCCATCATACCCATTTTGACGAACGCGGTCTCGGCCATCTGGCGCTGGGCCTGGCGAAAGCCAGCGGCCAGCC is part of the Klebsiella huaxiensis genome and encodes:
- a CDS encoding fimbrial protein, whose amino-acid sequence is MKKTLLAAVVAGCATFSGAALADDGQVKFLGEIIDAGCDVVNDLSNPLEVQMGQIAKTAFTGPGSTAAEQGFDIKLENCPTTVTKASVLFSGTNVGGDNDKLQLTAEPSVATGVALQLVDGSNNNTLPLFTRSTSLTIPSTGNIDLPFRVRYIQTDTTVVAGKANGTANFTISYN
- a CDS encoding fimbrial biogenesis chaperone, with the translated sequence MKQYLKVLMAGWLLMGAVAHAGVVTGGTRLIYPGGKKESSLSVTNNDATPYLIQSWVETDKGTAPFLLTPPLFRLDGEQQTRLRVIYSGGLPENKESMFWMNIKAIPSSQAKAGANTLQIAIKTRIKLIYRPKSVAGTPETVTEQLRWTRSGNTLQVTNPTAFYMNFAEVKIGGAEVKEANWVAPGATASFDLPRGSMGSLRWKLINDYGGIGAQHNANL
- a CDS encoding fimbria/pilus outer membrane usher protein, whose amino-acid sequence is MKNNHNKWRLNRIAGALAVALIPWCDDALARDVFNPALLEMDGPQMGVRDLSAYEQAGGQQPGTYRVDIYLNNIFMETRDVIFQQSRVPGEAALQPCLKVEELAEWGVRVKQFPELGRKSADCADLEVIPQAKADFRFSQQRLLLSFPQAAVSSAARGWVDPKQWDDGVTALLLNYSLSGANNWSRKNDTPNSDNQYVNLRPGINIGPWRLRNYTTWNRSSSGGESSNSWDTVYTYAQRNINALQGVMTLGDSSTDADVFEGIPFRGAMLASDDDMLPESLRGYAPVVRGIARTNAQVIIRQNGYEIYQTYVSPGAFEITDMYPTGGSGDLSVTIKESDGSEQNLIVPYASLPVLQREGRLKYSVTSGVYRAYDNSIDETPLTQATAIYGLPWGITLYGGGQFSSKYQSLALGMGKNLGELGAVSTDVTQAWSNRQDKDKESGQSVRIRYSKDLPGLGTNVSLAGYRYATSGYWDMQEVLDTYRDDNYTSSIERRRNRGEVTLSQSLGEEMGSMSLSYIREDYWNTGRTMESVGVGYNNSWRGISYSMNYSYNRNTTDHSTGKRNDEDHLFALSISIPLGEWLPKPVYANYSLNSSKNGSTSNNLGLSGTLLERNNLSWSVQEGYTSQGRGESGNINADWRATYAELTGGYSHDKYSHRLNYALRGGVLAHENGLTLGQPFGETLALVKAPGASGVGVNNQTGVRTDWRGYAVVPYTSPYRKNILTLDTSTMPDDVDLELTTQTVVPTRGAVVRASYTTSVGNRVLMTVRRANGQPVPFGAMVSVPGAAASEQAFIVGEGGQVYLTGLESNGVLNVKWGSGTQDRCRIQYALPSGKTLTGIIVAQGLCR
- a CDS encoding fimbrial protein, producing the protein MKRFSWGILAGLTALVISPQAMAATEWCETMTKAPFQDHFSFIETFTNPSQNQAGMEFPRLYQWNTGGSYQAKCDCETVTGIPILYKTTIPGLVATQTRSGLNYYRLNQYLEIASELYIAGKLNQFVPTPVQDASNLNNNSFVCNTGGTLFDTGSRGYISLYFTRPFVGQVTIPPTIILNVYGTRRAGSYSSIPMTQITMSGSVTVPQSCEINTGQPINVDFGDIAANNFKTANQMPTGFTPHTVNMTVACTNISAGVKISLSFQGTQDSHDNTALVTTNSDIAVRIENITGVKIPVISGLLPVNLNYSTQTGNTTMKIYPINTTGNLPDGGGFTATATIQAEIE
- a CDS encoding fimbrial protein, whose product is MKKALWLVLLLPVFSSWGGIPLNVKGNIYYLPCDVSTDTKYQEVNFGTLLNIDFQSAGDVSGWKTFSLNIENCPAGTTKATVKFDGVTDGDDATHFANMAASDAAQNIALQITSTDHSITYKNQDQMTIAINSSTGKGEFPLAARLYSTQGGVTVGKFESVVQLTFTYQ
- a CDS encoding tyrosine-type recombinase/integrase, whose amino-acid sequence is MQDETEYLSEKDVERLVLAAHYCAHPERNSCMIQMCFLHGCRINEITALTLSDVDLPGKRVYIRRARHGVSGYHPLQPKEVISLQRWLLARECYPAHSDLLFLSSRGNKMTRQRFYQIIRECCELAKLKQNVHPRMLRHACGYELGKKGIDDDSIQDYLGYRNLKSILRYNGYVEE
- the rnz gene encoding ribonuclease Z translates to MELLFLGTSAGVPTRTRNMTSIVLNLQQPTTAEMWLFDCGEGTQHQFLQTPYHPGKLNKIFITHLHGDHLFGLPGLLCSRSMQGNSLPLTLYGPKGLKEFVETALRLSGSWTDYPLTIVEVGPGLVFDEQGYRVSAYPLNHPVECYGYRIEQHDKPGALDAARLIADGVPSGPLFHRLKQGLTVELEDGRIIDGSRYLGPATPGKKLAIFGDTAPCPEALELARDVDVMVHEVTLEQVMAEKANSRGHSVSQQTAALARDAGVGTLIATHFSSRYDVKGCQRLLAECQEIFPSTLLAEDFLAYTVD
- a CDS encoding GNAT family N-acetyltransferase, which gives rise to MITWQDLHHAELTVPQLYAVLKLRCAVFVVEQTCAYQDVDGDDLVGENRHLLGWRGDELVAYARILKSDDEFEPVVIGRVIVSPAVRGEKLGYQLMEQALASCRQHWPQKAIYLGAQAHLQKFYASFGFVPVTEVYDEDGIDHIGMAREIATH
- the menF gene encoding isochorismate synthase MenF; its protein translation is MLSVSTALESLSGCLAEDFPPSPGTRIFDIPFVLNDAFDPLLWCCHQPHWPQFYWQQRNGDEELAALGAVKTFSSLSQAHAFLQRQGRDDLRICGLNAFDPQRGMLILPRLEWHRLGGNATLRLVLCSDTSLCDDARAAREFLRLLTTEQAQTTAIPYLHSEQHFPAYPQWRELIMQATQAIAAGEMDKVVLSRATDLHFAALLNAGSIMAASRRSNLNCFHYLMAFTSQEAFLGSTPERLWRRRGALLRTEALAGTVASHEDECQAQRLGDWLMSDDKNQRENMLVVEDICQRMQGETRALEVLPPQIVRLRKVQHLRRCIWAALDKPDDARCLHRLQPTAAVAGLPRQTALDFITRHEPFTRDWYAGSAGYLSLAQSEFCVSLRSAQVEQNKLRLYAGAGIVSGSDPEQEWLEIDNKAAGLRSLLLAET